A window from Leptospira fletcheri encodes these proteins:
- a CDS encoding MBL fold metallo-hydrolase RNA specificity domain-containing protein yields the protein MNSEVASIRFLGAVGTVTGSKFLFQALGKNVLIDCGLFQGIKELRLRNWESLPPEAAHIDAVLLTHGHLDHTGYLPRLVKSGFSGEIFGTEPTLEIAEIILKDSARLQEEDAEAANKHGYSKHSPALPLYDSEDVEKTISHFRKQTLDAPFELFPGIRVRFFYAGHILGASSIEIRVKNKTFVFSGDLGRKEDPLLFPPKKPKQADVVLIESTYGNRIHSEDSAGKLVSLINEFHRKNGTIVIPSFAVERTQLLMYLLWKLRTEERIPSIPIYMDSPMGQHILEVFRRAGEGWHKLNRDDLEKICEQIRIVQRPDESRRISALKEPKIVIAGSGMVTGGRVLTYLEETLKDKNSLILLAGYQAEGTRGRQLWEGKKEIKIRGKWHPVLCSVDMIEGFSAHADQGELLDWLSELKGTQPKIFVVHGEKDGAEGLKKKIETEYSWAVEVPEYNQVETVSLD from the coding sequence ATGAATTCCGAAGTGGCGAGCATACGATTTTTAGGAGCGGTGGGGACGGTTACCGGTTCCAAGTTCTTGTTCCAGGCCTTGGGAAAGAATGTACTCATCGATTGTGGATTGTTCCAGGGGATCAAGGAACTGAGGCTTCGAAATTGGGAGTCACTCCCTCCGGAGGCGGCGCATATCGATGCGGTTTTACTGACTCACGGGCATTTGGATCATACGGGGTACCTTCCCCGATTGGTAAAATCGGGATTCTCCGGAGAGATCTTCGGAACGGAACCTACGCTTGAAATCGCGGAAATCATCCTGAAGGATAGCGCCCGATTGCAAGAGGAAGATGCGGAAGCGGCCAATAAGCACGGATACTCCAAACATTCTCCCGCCCTCCCCCTTTATGATTCCGAAGATGTGGAAAAAACGATTTCCCATTTTCGAAAACAAACGTTAGACGCTCCTTTTGAGCTATTTCCCGGAATTCGGGTCCGCTTTTTTTATGCGGGTCATATTTTGGGAGCGAGTTCGATCGAGATCCGGGTGAAAAACAAGACTTTCGTGTTTTCAGGAGATTTGGGTCGAAAGGAAGATCCTCTTCTGTTTCCTCCCAAAAAGCCGAAGCAAGCTGACGTGGTTCTGATCGAATCTACCTACGGAAATCGGATACATTCCGAAGACTCGGCGGGGAAATTGGTCTCCTTGATCAACGAATTCCATCGCAAAAACGGAACCATCGTCATCCCCAGTTTTGCCGTGGAAAGAACTCAGCTCCTCATGTATTTGCTTTGGAAATTGCGCACCGAAGAACGGATCCCTTCCATTCCGATCTACATGGACTCTCCTATGGGCCAGCATATTCTAGAAGTCTTCCGCCGCGCAGGAGAAGGTTGGCATAAACTGAATCGGGACGATTTAGAAAAGATTTGCGAACAGATCCGGATCGTGCAGCGCCCGGATGAATCCAGAAGGATTTCCGCCTTAAAAGAGCCGAAGATCGTAATTGCAGGAAGCGGAATGGTCACCGGAGGTAGGGTTTTGACCTATTTAGAGGAAACCTTAAAGGATAAAAATTCTCTGATTCTCCTCGCAGGGTACCAAGCGGAAGGAACCAGAGGGAGACAGTTATGGGAAGGAAAAAAAGAAATCAAAATTCGCGGAAAATGGCATCCTGTCCTTTGTTCCGTCGATATGATCGAAGGATTTTCGGCCCACGCAGACCAGGGAGAATTGTTGGATTGGCTGTCAGAGTTAAAAGGAACTCAGCCTAAGATTTTCGTGGTTCACGGTGAAAAAGACGGAGCCGAAGGGCTGAAGAAAAAGATAGAAACCGAATACTCTTGGGCGGTGGAAGTTCCGGAATACAATCAGGTGGAAACCGTTTCTCTGGATTAG
- a CDS encoding peptide MFS transporter: MEIQSQRKLRHPKGLFLLFFVEMWERFSFYGMRALLVLFLTKSWFLADQEANRIYGIYNGLVYLTPIFGGFLADRFLGYRISIFLGGLLMMLGHLSLAINGTETFFLGLGLLILGNGFFKPCISTVVGKIYELEGKADLKDSGFTIFYFGINLGAVLGTWACANIAEIYGWHFGFGVAALGMLTGLLIFGTWSSVLPKNSFVPGAALGGSAEAQTESTSAIATRDRIRAILVFSGITIIFWASFEQMGSSLNLIIDRYVDRNLYGWTIPAANYQSLNPIFVILFSLVVSGGWKKLESSGIHVSSVVKFSMALVTLASGFLVLCLATSLTQGKFSSWWIILAILLHTFGELFISPVGLSLITKLAPPKSGSMMMGIFLLSSFFGHLIAGELAGTMGGRDHLSEFFLLFVIVPGCTAFILYLFRKKLESWMHGVR, translated from the coding sequence ATGGAAATCCAGAGCCAAAGGAAATTGAGACATCCCAAAGGCCTTTTTCTCCTATTTTTCGTAGAAATGTGGGAGCGGTTTTCCTTTTACGGAATGCGGGCCTTGTTGGTCCTTTTTTTGACGAAGTCCTGGTTTCTCGCCGACCAGGAAGCCAATCGAATTTACGGGATTTATAACGGGCTCGTATATTTGACTCCGATTTTCGGAGGCTTTCTTGCGGATCGATTTTTAGGTTATCGGATTTCCATCTTTTTAGGCGGGCTCCTGATGATGCTTGGCCATCTCTCCCTTGCCATAAACGGAACTGAAACGTTTTTTCTGGGTTTGGGATTGCTTATTCTAGGAAACGGATTTTTCAAACCCTGCATTTCCACGGTCGTAGGGAAAATTTACGAGCTGGAGGGAAAGGCGGATCTGAAAGATTCGGGGTTTACGATCTTCTATTTCGGAATCAACCTAGGCGCGGTCCTTGGTACCTGGGCCTGTGCCAATATCGCCGAAATTTACGGCTGGCATTTCGGATTCGGTGTGGCCGCTTTGGGAATGCTTACCGGTCTTCTCATTTTCGGAACCTGGAGTTCTGTTCTTCCGAAGAATTCTTTCGTGCCGGGAGCGGCGTTAGGCGGTTCTGCAGAAGCGCAAACGGAGTCGACTTCCGCGATCGCAACTCGGGATCGGATCCGAGCGATTCTTGTGTTCTCGGGAATTACGATCATATTCTGGGCCTCTTTCGAGCAGATGGGATCTTCCTTGAATCTGATCATAGACAGGTATGTGGATCGGAATTTATACGGGTGGACGATCCCGGCTGCGAATTACCAGTCTCTGAATCCGATCTTCGTCATTCTGTTTTCATTGGTCGTGTCCGGAGGTTGGAAAAAACTCGAATCTTCCGGGATTCACGTTTCAAGCGTGGTGAAGTTTTCCATGGCTCTGGTGACTTTAGCTTCGGGGTTTTTAGTTTTGTGTCTAGCTACCTCTTTGACCCAAGGAAAATTTTCCTCCTGGTGGATCATTCTCGCGATCCTATTGCATACTTTCGGCGAACTGTTTATTTCTCCGGTAGGCCTTTCCCTAATCACGAAATTAGCGCCGCCAAAATCCGGGTCGATGATGATGGGAATTTTTCTCTTATCCAGTTTTTTCGGTCATTTGATCGCGGGAGAATTGGCGGGGACCATGGGAGGAAGGGATCATCTGTCCGAATTTTTTCTTCTCTTCGTGATCGTGCCGGGTTGCACTGCTTTCATTCTCTATCTCTTCCGAAAAAAATTGGAATCTTGGATGCATGGTGTAAGATGA
- a CDS encoding cob(I)yrinic acid a,c-diamide adenosyltransferase, whose amino-acid sequence MKIYTKKGDSGTTSLASGTRVSKGDIRVELYGTADELNSVLGVAVSFLKTSSELKGILDRIQNLLFELGSELAGFHKKDGTSCILEEDVLQLEQEIDAWETSLVPLKHFVLPGGSQAAAFLHVARTIARKLERDLVKAKDGGSPIHPENLRFLNRLSDHLFVAARYANFESQVQEPQWKSRAKGN is encoded by the coding sequence ATGAAGATTTATACCAAAAAAGGGGATTCCGGTACGACTTCTTTGGCCTCCGGAACCCGCGTTTCCAAAGGTGACATTCGAGTGGAATTGTACGGCACAGCGGACGAATTGAATTCCGTCCTGGGTGTGGCCGTTTCTTTTTTAAAGACTTCTTCCGAGCTAAAAGGGATTCTGGATCGGATCCAAAATTTGCTTTTTGAATTGGGTTCCGAATTGGCCGGCTTTCATAAAAAGGACGGCACCTCCTGTATTTTAGAGGAGGACGTCCTACAATTGGAACAAGAAATAGACGCTTGGGAAACATCCCTAGTTCCCTTAAAGCATTTCGTTCTTCCCGGAGGATCGCAAGCGGCGGCATTCCTACATGTGGCTCGCACGATCGCAAGAAAATTGGAAAGGGATCTCGTAAAAGCAAAGGATGGAGGATCTCCCATCCATCCCGAAAATCTACGGTTTTTAAACCGGCTTTCCGACCATCTTTTCGTAGCGGCACGTTACGCGAATTTTGAATCACAAGTACAAGAACCTCAATGGAAATCCAGAGCCAAAGGAAATTGA
- a CDS encoding efflux RND transporter periplasmic adaptor subunit → MNAFNQPKTNRFISDLFGQTKSLVFRTTLCALLVSTIFCAKKKEIYYCPMHPTYTSDRPGTCPICGMDLVKKGATELNQKKDPERSSELETGNSSEQSANEFFLSEEKQRSIGIKTDKVLRRNLTKKINLYSNVAYDPDLYAALMEYKAALRSSELFPETGSSITITNLQLRLRQLGLSTEQIRIWTSGQRDPSELILGGKGGKAHIYSQIYESDLSSAKAGLTFRFKTEVYPNIEFEGKIKSIDTILDKNNRTLRLRSEVSDPKQLLKPQMFGNGNIEISFSAILSVPTSAILDTGTRKLAYVRTGPDRFRGVEIRTGKTIENWTEVLSGLEEGDTVVTESTFLIDSEARIRLGDSGEHKH, encoded by the coding sequence ATGAACGCTTTCAATCAACCGAAGACCAACCGATTTATCTCCGACCTGTTTGGACAAACGAAAAGCCTCGTTTTCAGAACGACGCTCTGCGCACTCCTCGTCTCGACGATCTTTTGCGCCAAAAAAAAGGAAATTTATTATTGCCCTATGCACCCTACCTATACTAGCGACCGACCCGGTACCTGCCCGATTTGCGGAATGGACCTAGTCAAAAAGGGTGCCACGGAATTGAATCAAAAGAAGGATCCGGAACGTTCTTCCGAATTAGAAACCGGAAACTCATCCGAACAATCCGCGAACGAATTTTTTCTTTCCGAAGAGAAACAAAGATCCATCGGAATCAAAACGGACAAGGTGTTACGACGGAATCTTACCAAAAAGATAAATCTATATTCCAATGTGGCCTACGATCCGGATTTGTATGCGGCCTTGATGGAATACAAGGCGGCGCTTAGATCGTCCGAGCTCTTTCCCGAAACGGGATCTTCGATCACAATCACGAACCTACAGCTACGTTTAAGGCAGTTGGGTCTGTCGACGGAGCAGATCAGAATCTGGACTTCCGGCCAAAGAGACCCGTCCGAATTGATCCTAGGTGGGAAGGGGGGAAAGGCTCATATCTATTCTCAAATTTACGAATCGGATCTTTCCAGCGCGAAGGCGGGACTTACGTTTCGTTTCAAAACGGAAGTATATCCGAACATCGAATTCGAAGGAAAAATCAAAAGCATAGATACGATCCTGGATAAAAATAACAGAACGCTCCGACTGCGAAGCGAAGTATCGGACCCTAAACAGCTTTTGAAACCTCAGATGTTCGGGAACGGAAACATAGAAATCTCCTTTTCCGCGATATTAAGCGTTCCCACCTCCGCAATTTTGGATACGGGGACCAGAAAGTTGGCTTACGTCCGCACCGGACCGGATCGATTCAGAGGAGTGGAAATTCGAACAGGAAAAACGATAGAGAATTGGACGGAAGTTCTATCCGGATTGGAGGAAGGGGATACTGTCGTGACCGAATCCACTTTTTTAATCGATTCCGAGGCGAGGATTCGTCTAGGCGATTCGGGCGAACATAAGCATTGA
- a CDS encoding flagellin has protein sequence MIINHNIGALRTNNVLKTVNQDQDKVAEKLSTGMRINRAGDDALGFSVSERMRTQIRGIAQAERNVMDGVSFIQVTEGNLEQVNNILQRLRELSIQTSNGIYSDEDRKLVQLEVDQLIDEVDRLGKSAEFNKIRPLSGNYSKESKNPIQLHVGPNQNERLEIFVDAMNAAALQLENNGKKQTLSTPASSNSMIGILDNAIQRVNKQRSDLGAYYNRLEITAEGLQANYINMVAAESRVRDADMAEHIVEFTKNQILTKSGVAMLAQANMRPEQVVKLLSERFG, from the coding sequence ATGATTATCAATCACAACATCGGTGCTCTTCGTACGAATAACGTATTGAAGACAGTCAATCAAGACCAAGACAAAGTTGCGGAGAAACTCTCCACAGGAATGCGCATCAACCGCGCCGGGGACGATGCTCTCGGATTTTCCGTTTCGGAAAGAATGAGAACTCAGATCCGCGGGATTGCTCAAGCGGAACGGAATGTGATGGACGGAGTTTCCTTTATCCAAGTGACGGAAGGAAACTTGGAGCAGGTGAATAATATTCTCCAGAGACTCCGAGAACTTTCCATCCAAACCTCCAACGGCATCTATTCCGACGAGGATCGGAAATTGGTCCAACTGGAAGTGGACCAATTGATCGACGAAGTGGATCGCTTGGGAAAATCCGCGGAATTCAACAAGATTCGGCCTCTGAGCGGGAACTATTCCAAGGAATCCAAGAATCCCATCCAATTGCATGTGGGACCGAACCAAAATGAAAGATTGGAGATCTTCGTGGACGCGATGAATGCGGCAGCTCTCCAGTTGGAAAACAACGGGAAGAAGCAAACTTTGTCCACTCCTGCCTCTTCCAACTCGATGATCGGAATTTTGGACAACGCGATCCAGAGAGTCAACAAACAGAGATCCGATTTGGGGGCGTACTACAATCGTCTCGAAATCACAGCGGAAGGTCTACAGGCGAATTATATCAATATGGTCGCCGCAGAAAGTAGGGTTCGCGACGCGGATATGGCGGAACATATCGTTGAATTTACGAAAAATCAGATTTTAACGAAAAGTGGGGTCGCCATGCTCGCGCAAGCGAATATGAGACCGGAGCAAGTAGTCAAGTTGCTTAGCGAAAGATTCGGTTGA
- a CDS encoding C40 family peptidase, whose amino-acid sequence MKPVFFAVLFLSFPISLAADPFQDLLKQDFSKSQSLLIQNAVFQKIGRRANEKEVLQIAKNLIPWAVLEGLSPETVADLILKMDTARKFGFSFEESEDAIPVSAKREIPEKDFPYIVLYLKETSQARISEEVRNRFLDTALERNWSGFSVLAAGRALAAGKLVDFPQNRLATRILNRFSPKGPKEPWSRWESDFKSVLDGKLEGTSYILLSNLKKLHSQTEKGEGGSLSKARSVENSLNEVGQIVIGDRPKFEPISEPPLVPNLPEPNEPVPPHSEEKEDWHVLSASTLKKVAGEWVGTPYKWGSSAKTGTDCSGFTYRALTDGRIGVPERLVSRASSAQSKLGVSVEHDEMRAGDLIFFSASPSQSKVTHVGLVLSPKEFVHASSTRGVIFDHVDSKWWLERFVLSRRLFSKVVE is encoded by the coding sequence ATGAAGCCAGTTTTTTTCGCGGTCCTATTTCTGAGCTTTCCGATCTCTCTCGCTGCGGATCCGTTTCAAGACCTGTTAAAACAGGACTTTTCCAAAAGCCAAAGCTTACTCATCCAAAATGCGGTATTCCAAAAGATCGGCCGTAGAGCGAACGAAAAGGAAGTTCTTCAGATCGCGAAAAATCTGATCCCTTGGGCTGTTTTGGAAGGTCTGTCTCCGGAAACGGTCGCGGATCTGATCCTGAAAATGGATACGGCCCGAAAATTCGGTTTCTCTTTCGAGGAGTCAGAAGACGCGATTCCCGTTTCCGCAAAACGGGAAATCCCGGAAAAGGATTTTCCCTATATCGTTCTTTACCTAAAGGAAACGAGCCAAGCCAGAATCTCTGAAGAGGTGCGGAATCGTTTTTTGGACACCGCTTTGGAAAGAAACTGGTCCGGTTTTTCCGTCTTGGCGGCTGGGAGGGCTCTGGCCGCGGGCAAATTGGTGGATTTTCCCCAGAACCGATTGGCGACAAGGATCCTAAATCGTTTCAGCCCGAAAGGTCCCAAAGAACCCTGGTCCAGATGGGAATCCGATTTTAAATCGGTTCTCGACGGAAAATTGGAAGGAACTTCTTATATTCTTTTATCGAATTTGAAAAAATTGCATTCTCAGACGGAAAAAGGAGAGGGGGGTTCTCTTTCCAAAGCGAGATCCGTAGAAAATTCGTTAAACGAAGTAGGCCAAATCGTGATCGGAGACCGACCGAAATTCGAGCCGATTTCCGAACCTCCGCTTGTTCCGAATCTTCCCGAGCCGAACGAGCCTGTCCCACCTCACAGCGAGGAGAAGGAGGATTGGCATGTTCTTTCCGCTTCGACTCTGAAAAAAGTCGCGGGAGAATGGGTCGGAACTCCTTACAAATGGGGGTCTTCGGCCAAGACGGGAACGGATTGTTCCGGATTCACATATAGGGCCTTGACCGACGGACGGATCGGAGTTCCGGAAAGACTGGTATCGAGGGCTTCTAGCGCTCAGTCGAAACTGGGTGTTTCGGTGGAACACGACGAAATGAGAGCGGGGGACCTGATCTTTTTTTCGGCATCTCCCAGCCAGTCCAAAGTGACTCATGTCGGACTCGTGCTTTCACCCAAGGAGTTTGTCCACGCATCCTCGACCAGAGGAGTGATCTTCGATCATGTGGATTCCAAATGGTGGTTAGAACGTTTCGTTCTTTCTAGAAGATTGTTCAGCAAAGTGGTAGAGTAG
- a CDS encoding efflux RND transporter permease subunit yields the protein MIQNIIRFSANNKFLILLFTLALLVASYVSMKTIPLDAIPDLSDTQVIVYSRWDRSPDIIEDQVTYPIVTALLGAPKIKVVRGFSDFGFSYVYVIFQDGTDIYWARSRVLEYLSRIQAQLPQGVKTELGPDASAVGWVFQYALVDTTGSQTLADLRTYQDFHLRYLLNSVPGVSEVAGIGGFKKQYQITVHPNALRSYNVGFETLVQKIKESNQETGGRLLEISGAEYMVRGRGYLRSLQDIENIPLSTDVNGTPILLRNVASVQFGPDIRRGIADLNGEGDVVGGTIVMRHGENALSVIERVKTKLEDLKKSLPSGTEIVTTYDRSELIEHAISNLKFKLVEEMLIVSLVILLFLWHFPSAIIPILTIPISVIIAFIPMNLMDINANIMSLAGMAISIGVLVDGAIVEVENAYKKLEEWESGGRKGDYHLIRLEALLEVGPSVFFSLLVIAVAFFPIFTLVDQEGRLFRPLAYSKNIAMAVAAILAITLDPAFRMVFTRMEPFQFKSAILSKIASTLLVGKYYPEEKHPVSRILFRLYEPACRWVLNRPKTTIVSAILAILVSVPVYFSLGSEFMPQLYEESLLYMPTTLPGISVAEAEKLLVVMDRKLKSFPEVKTVFGKAGRSDTATDPAPFSMMETVILLKSKEEWREGNRFYSGWPKLLQAPFRLFINPKLNKDELVDLMNREMQFPGATNAWTMPIKTRIDMLSTGMRTPIGIKILGSSLEEIEKIGVQIESVLRTEKDVRSVFAERTAGGYFLDIQLRRDKLARYNISVDSAQQIVVAAIGGEPVTQTVEGRERFSVNVRYPRELRDSVDKIRSILVPTKEFGHIPVGEIADVTTKTGPSMIRDENGFLAGYVYLDTSTSDIGGFVDRAKRTVAEKISIPAGYSIVWSGQYENMLRVRERMKYILPLTLFVIFLLIYLNTKSYAKTFIVLLAVPFSLIGAVWLLYILDYQVSVAVWVGMIALMGLDAETGVFMLLYLDLSYESAERTKGFLTREDRILAVIHGAVHRVRPKIMTVLAAMMGLLPIMWSDGTGSDVMKRIAAPMVGGLVTSFLLELLVYPPIYLLWKEGRFGRSVPAKKESSDLSLVRDLAPEKTKRKR from the coding sequence ATGATCCAGAACATAATTCGATTTTCCGCAAATAATAAATTTTTAATCTTGCTGTTCACGTTGGCGCTTCTCGTCGCTTCCTACGTTTCCATGAAAACGATTCCCTTGGATGCGATCCCCGATCTTTCGGATACGCAAGTGATCGTATATTCCAGGTGGGATAGAAGCCCGGACATCATCGAAGATCAGGTGACGTATCCTATCGTTACCGCGCTGCTGGGTGCGCCCAAAATCAAGGTAGTGCGCGGTTTTTCCGATTTCGGCTTTTCGTACGTATACGTGATCTTTCAGGATGGAACGGATATATACTGGGCCCGTTCCAGGGTTCTGGAATATCTTTCCCGGATCCAAGCTCAGCTTCCGCAAGGGGTAAAAACGGAACTCGGACCGGATGCGAGCGCAGTAGGATGGGTGTTTCAGTACGCCTTGGTAGACACGACCGGAAGTCAAACTTTGGCGGATCTTCGGACCTACCAGGACTTTCACCTCAGATATCTCCTGAATTCCGTCCCCGGAGTCTCGGAAGTAGCCGGAATCGGCGGATTCAAAAAGCAGTACCAAATCACGGTACATCCCAACGCTTTAAGATCCTATAATGTAGGATTCGAAACTCTCGTCCAGAAGATCAAGGAGAGCAACCAGGAGACGGGCGGTCGTCTTTTGGAAATTTCCGGAGCGGAATACATGGTCCGAGGAAGGGGTTACCTCAGGTCCTTGCAGGATATAGAGAACATCCCGCTATCGACGGACGTGAACGGCACTCCGATTTTACTCAGGAACGTCGCCTCCGTACAATTCGGTCCGGATATCCGTCGGGGGATCGCCGATTTGAACGGGGAAGGGGATGTAGTCGGCGGCACTATCGTAATGCGACACGGTGAAAACGCACTCTCCGTGATCGAAAGAGTGAAAACGAAATTGGAGGATCTCAAGAAGAGCCTTCCGTCCGGAACGGAAATCGTAACCACATACGACCGGTCCGAACTGATCGAGCATGCCATTTCCAACCTAAAATTCAAACTCGTGGAAGAAATGCTGATCGTCTCGTTGGTCATCCTTTTGTTTCTATGGCATTTTCCTTCCGCGATCATTCCCATTTTAACGATCCCGATTTCGGTAATCATCGCGTTCATTCCCATGAATCTGATGGATATCAACGCGAATATCATGTCTTTGGCGGGGATGGCAATTTCCATAGGAGTACTGGTGGACGGAGCGATCGTAGAGGTGGAGAACGCTTATAAGAAATTGGAGGAATGGGAATCCGGCGGAAGAAAAGGGGATTACCATCTGATCCGTTTGGAAGCTCTGCTGGAAGTAGGTCCTTCCGTTTTCTTTTCCCTTCTGGTGATTGCGGTCGCATTCTTTCCGATTTTCACTCTCGTCGATCAGGAAGGACGACTTTTCAGACCTCTCGCTTATTCTAAAAATATCGCGATGGCGGTCGCCGCAATTCTTGCCATCACGTTAGATCCCGCTTTCCGGATGGTTTTTACCAGAATGGAACCTTTCCAATTCAAAAGCGCGATTCTCTCCAAAATAGCCAGCACGTTGTTGGTCGGAAAATATTATCCGGAGGAAAAACATCCTGTCAGTAGGATATTATTTCGATTGTACGAACCGGCATGTCGTTGGGTTCTGAATCGACCCAAGACGACGATTGTTTCCGCAATTTTAGCGATCTTAGTCAGTGTCCCCGTTTATTTCAGCCTGGGATCCGAATTCATGCCCCAATTGTATGAGGAATCCTTGCTGTATATGCCTACGACTCTACCGGGGATATCCGTAGCGGAAGCGGAAAAGCTGCTAGTAGTGATGGATCGCAAACTCAAATCGTTTCCGGAAGTCAAAACGGTATTCGGTAAAGCTGGTAGATCGGATACAGCGACGGATCCCGCTCCTTTTTCGATGATGGAAACCGTGATTCTTCTCAAGTCCAAGGAAGAATGGCGGGAAGGAAACCGCTTTTATTCCGGATGGCCGAAGCTGCTCCAAGCCCCTTTTCGTTTATTCATCAATCCGAAACTCAACAAGGACGAGCTCGTAGATCTGATGAATCGAGAGATGCAATTTCCCGGTGCGACGAACGCGTGGACTATGCCGATCAAGACGAGAATCGACATGCTGAGTACAGGAATGAGAACCCCGATCGGGATCAAGATCTTAGGCTCTTCCCTAGAGGAGATCGAAAAGATCGGAGTGCAGATAGAATCCGTCTTAAGAACCGAAAAGGACGTACGTAGCGTATTCGCCGAGCGGACAGCAGGCGGATATTTTTTGGATATCCAACTGAGACGGGATAAGCTGGCAAGATATAATATTTCGGTCGACTCGGCCCAACAGATCGTCGTTGCCGCGATCGGCGGGGAACCCGTGACACAAACCGTCGAAGGACGGGAACGATTCTCAGTCAATGTCCGTTATCCCAGAGAATTAAGAGACTCGGTCGATAAGATCCGATCCATACTCGTTCCGACCAAGGAATTCGGTCATATCCCCGTCGGAGAAATTGCGGACGTAACTACAAAGACCGGGCCTTCGATGATCCGAGACGAAAACGGATTTTTGGCGGGATACGTCTACTTGGATACTTCCACCTCCGATATCGGGGGCTTTGTGGATCGGGCCAAACGAACGGTGGCGGAAAAAATCTCCATACCTGCGGGGTATTCCATCGTATGGAGCGGTCAGTACGAGAATATGCTCCGTGTCAGGGAGAGAATGAAGTACATCCTGCCTCTGACTCTGTTCGTTATTTTCCTTTTGATCTATCTGAACACGAAGTCCTACGCCAAGACTTTCATCGTCCTTTTGGCCGTACCGTTTTCACTGATCGGAGCAGTATGGCTTCTTTACATACTAGATTACCAGGTGTCTGTCGCGGTTTGGGTAGGAATGATCGCCTTAATGGGACTGGATGCGGAGACAGGAGTTTTTATGCTCCTATATCTGGATCTCTCTTACGAAAGCGCGGAACGTACCAAAGGCTTTTTGACCCGAGAAGATCGCATCCTGGCCGTGATCCACGGAGCCGTTCATAGAGTACGTCCGAAAATCATGACCGTACTTGCCGCTATGATGGGACTCCTGCCGATCATGTGGTCGGACGGAACCGGTTCCGACGTAATGAAACGGATCGCCGCTCCTATGGTAGGGGGTCTGGTAACCAGCTTCCTTTTGGAACTGCTCGTCTATCCCCCCATCTATCTGCTCTGGAAGGAGGGAAGATTCGGTCGATCGGTTCCAGCTAAGAAAGAAAGTTCGGACCTTTCTCTCGTCCGCGACTTGGCGCCGGAAAAAACAAAACGTAAGAGATAA